One window from the genome of Eucalyptus grandis isolate ANBG69807.140 chromosome 7, ASM1654582v1, whole genome shotgun sequence encodes:
- the LOC120296234 gene encoding BTB/POZ and MATH domain-containing protein 3-like, translated as MWGYHLFLKRDDPEVSHYIKNDRRPALHFGDKIFKVHREILATRSPVFRAQLFGPIGNRDIEKLVVEDVDPYIFEAMLEFIYSNKFPDVSEIAGLISPFAYADVVLHLVAATDCYSLDRSRLLCKLKLGDQIMANVLATIVALANLK; from the exons ATGTG GGGATACCATCTGTTCTTAAAGAGAGATGATCCTGAGGTGTCGCACTACATCAAGAATGACCGTCGTCCTGCACTGCATT TTGGCGACAAAATTTTTAAAGTCCACAGAGAGATTCTTGCCACTCGATCTCCAGTATTTAGAGCCCAGCTTTTTGGTCCTATTGGCAACCGCGACATAGAGAAACTCGTCGTGGAGGACGTTGATCCTTATATTTTCGAG GCAATGTTGGAATTCATCTACAGCAACAAGTTTCCCGACGTTAGTGAAATTGCGGGTCTAATCTCTCCTTTTGCATATGCCGATGTAGTGCTGCATCTAGTGGCCGCTACCGACTGCTATAGTCTCGATCGATCGAGACTACTCTGCAAATTAAAGTTGGGTGATCAGATCATGGCCAATGTGCTGGCAACAATAGTGGCGCTGGCTAATCTTAAGTGA
- the LOC104454327 gene encoding BTB/POZ and MATH domain-containing protein 3: MTPRDEEYDSRVVFDAANGSCTFVIPNFSGAQSLSVGQFLCSRAFPAGGHEWVFYFFPRGRVPTDSDYSSAYFALQSEASDVRALFMLRLEDQSGNGNHLVFTHFDHSLVHGPITLMRGYMWGWHRFLKRDHPEASRYIKDNCLILHCTIGVVKARLEGLRLYSIAVPPSDMGGDLKALLDSGLGTDINFEVGDEIFKAHKLILAARSPVFKAQFFGPIGDRNVEKIVVEDVDPSIFKAMLDFIYTDEFPNIKEIAGSPNRSASTSVVLHLAAFADRYCLDRLRLLCESKLGEQITIDMVATTLALADHYRLHKLKAMCLKFAANPANLGAVMESDGFKLLEGSCPLVLSELLLAASKQRTR; encoded by the exons ATGACGCCCAGAGACGAGGAGTACGACTCCAGAGTGGTCTTCGACGCCGCGAACGGCTCCTGCACGTTCGTGATCCCCAACTTCTCGGGGGCCCAGTCTCTGTCGGTGGGCCAGTTCTTGTGCAGCCGGGCGTTCCCCGCCGGCGGCCACGAGTGGGTCTTCTATTTCTTCCCCCGCGGCAGGGTCCCCACGGACAGCGACTACTCATCGGCATACTTCGCGCTGCAGAGCGAGGCCTCGGACGTGAGGGCGCTGTTCATGCTCAGGCTGGAGGACCAGAGCGGGAACGGCAACCACCTGGTCTTCACCCACTTCGATCACTCCCTTGTGCACGGCCCGATCACGCTCATGCGCGGATACATGTG GGGATGGCATCGGTTCTTGAAGAGAGATCATCCTGAGGCATCGCGATACATCAAGGACAACTGCCTTATCCTGCACTGCACCATTGGAGTCGTGAAGGCACGGCTCGAGGGGCTGAGACTTTACAGCATCGCCGTTCCGCCGTCGGACATGGGTGGGGATTTGAAGGCCCTGTTGGACTCTGGATTGGGTACTGACATAAACTTCGAAGTCGGCGACGAAATCTTCAAGGCCCACAAATTGATTCTCGCCGCTCGGTCTCCGGTATTCAAAGCCCAGTTTTTCGGTCCTATTGGCGACCGGAACGTGGAGAAAATCGTCGTGGAGGACGTGGATCCTTCGATTTTCAAG GCAATGCTGGATTTCATCTACACCGATGAGTTTCCCAACATCAAAGAGATCGCGGGCTCGCCCAATCGTTCTGCATCCACCAGTGTGGTGCTGCATCTGGCGGCTTTCGCCGACCGCTACTGTCTTGATCGATTGAGACTGCTATGTGAGTCGAAGTTGGGCGAGCAGATCACCATCGACATGGTGGCGACTACACTCGCGCTGGCTGATCACTACCGGCTCCACAAGCTGAAGGCAATGTGCCTGAAATTCGCTGCGAACCCGGCAAACTTGGGAG CGGTGATGGAGTCGGACGGCTTCAAGCTCCTGGAGGGGAGCTGCCCTCTGGTGCTGTCGGAGCTGCTCTTGGCTGCCAGCAAGCAGCGCACTCGATGA
- the LOC104454329 gene encoding BTB/POZ and MATH domain-containing protein 3, whose translation MQRKAMCAPIGGGDGGGECGSTSISRTVNGSHTFTISGYSLAKGMGAGKFIASDVFTVGGYDWAIYFYPDGKNPEDSTTYVSVFIALASDGSDVRALFELTLVDQSGKGKHKVHSHFDRALQSGPYTLKYRGSMWGYKRFLKRVALETSDYIKDDCLVMHCTVGVVRTHTEGPKQYRIPIPPSDMGQCLKALLDSEVGCDIAFVVGDETFRAHKLILAARSPVFRAQFFGLVGDCNIEKVVVEDVDPSIFKAMLLFIYMDEMPDLREITGSSSSGTLTNVVQHLLAAADRYNLERLKLLCESKLCEEITADTVATTLALAEQHQFGQLKAMCLKFAAHPTNLAVVMQSEGFRHLEESCPSLLSELLKAFVTVDDSSDRFSNKKRGTSSIYGLDTVPVVTGAEHGDIDGRRVKRRNLE comes from the exons ATGCAGCGCAAAGCGATGTGCGCTCcgatcggcggcggcgacggcgggggggAGTGCGGCTCGACGTCGATCAGCCGGACGGTGAACGGGTCGCACACGTTCACGATCAGCGGCTACTCGCTGGCCAAGGGGATGGGGGCCGGGAAGTTCATCGCCAGCGACGTGTTCACCGTCGGGGGCTACGACTGGGCCATCTACTTCTACCCCGACGGGAAGAACCCCGAGGACAGCACGACGTACGTGTCCGTGTTCATAGCCCTGGCCAGCGACGGCTCCGACGTCAGGGCGCTGTTCGAGCTGACCCTGGTCGACCAGAGCGGGAAGGGGAAGCACAAGGTCCACAGCCACTTCGACCGCGCGCTCCAGAGCGGGCCTTACACGCTCAAGTACCGCGGCAGCATGTG GGGTTACAAGCGTTTCTTGAAAAGAGTTGCTTTAGAGACTTCTGATTACATCAAGGACGATTGCCTTGTGATGCACTGTACTGTCGGGGTTGTGAGAACCCATACCGAGGGCCCCAAACAGTACCGAATTCCTATTCCGCCGTCCGACATGGGCCAGTGTCTGAAGGCCCTGTTAGATTCTGAAGTTGGCTGCGACATAGCATTTGTTGTTGGTGACGAAACCTTTAGAGCTCATAAACTGATCCTCGCTGCTCGTTCTCCGGTCTTTCGAGCCCAATTTTTTGGTCTTGTTGGTGATTGCAATATAGAGAAAGTTGTCGTGGAGGATGTGGATCCCTCAATTTTTAAG GCAATGCTCCTGTTCATTTACATGGACGAAATGCCTGATCTACGTGAAATCACGGGCTCATCCTCTTCTGGTACATTGACTAACGTAGTGCAGCATCTGTTAGCTGCTGCCGACCGCTACAATCTAGAACGATTGAAATTATTATGTGAGTCGAAATTATGTGAGGAGATTACTGCTGATACAGTGGCTACAACACTTGCCCTAGCAGAGCAGCACCAGTTTGGACAGCTGAAGGCAATGTGTCTAAAATTTGCTGCGCATCCAACAAACTTGGCGG TGGTAATGCAGTCAGAAGGCTTCAGGCACTTGGAGGAGAGCTGCCCTTCCTTGTTGTCTGAACTGCTCAAGGCTTTTGTAACGGTGGATGATTCTTCTGACCGATTTTCAAATAAGAAGAGAGGCACCAGCAGCATTTACGGACTAGATACGGTGCCAGTTGTGACTGGAGCTGAACATGGGGATATAGATGGAAGGCGTGTGAAGAGGCGGAATTTAGAATGA
- the LOC104455878 gene encoding wall-associated receptor kinase-like 20 translates to SSPSLPRCPPPPPPPPRRCPPPPRGGAAAAALSSAATRCPDCGSNPVPYPLSTSPTCGDQSYKVQCDAGGTLLFDTLNNSYPITSVDPENQRLVVQPASLLANTCVTSDLVHQGVQLNSSLPFNVTSSNTILYLNCNSTLLNSPLNCSSASLCHTYVNGTAGAAACGAAAICCTFRAGGSTTSYSIRVRDAGCRAYTSFVNLDPSEPVNLWPKPGMEIQWVLPPEPVCGAQSDCDGNATCRADPAGGGVSRCFCQPGLTWDPTQGVCVVKVICQDPGGCGTDRTALIAGLTSGIGVALLGAIVALLLYRRHRRIQEARERLTREREDILNARGGRAAKLFIGKEIKKATANFSKDRLLGVGGYGEVYRGILDDGTVVAIKCAKLGNTKGTDQVLNEVQILCQVNHRSLVRLLGCCVELEQPLLVYEYIENGTLLDHLRGEGQGKLSWTRRLQIAHDTAEGLAYLHFSAVPPIYHRDVKSSNILLDEKLKAKVSDFGLSRLAHTDMSHISTCAQGTLGYLDPEYYRNYQLTDKSDVYSFGVVLLELLTSQKVIDFNRATDDVNLAVYVQRMVEEERIMDVVDPMLKEQASTANVETMKALGFLAVGCLEERRQNRPSMKEVAEEIEYIMSVATAEVVES, encoded by the exons TCATCCCCTTCCCTCCCACGATgcccaccgccaccgccaccgccaccccgccgctgccctcctcctcctcgcggcgGCGCTGCCGCTGCTGCCCTGTCCTCCGCCGCCACGCGGTGCCCGGACTGCGGCTCCAACCCGGTCCCCTATCCGCTGAGCACGTCCCCCACGTGCGGCGACCAGTCCTACAAGGTCCAGTGCGACGCCGGCGGGACCCTCCTCTTCGACACCCTCAACAACTCTTACCCGATCACCTCCGTCGACCCGGAGAACCAGCGGCTCGTGGTCCAGCCCGCGAGCCTGCTCGCCAACACCTGCGTCACCTCCGACCTCGTCCACCAGGGCGTCCAGCTCAACTCCTCCTTGCCCTTCAACGTCACCAGCAGCAACACCATCCTCTACCTCAACTGCAACTCCACGCTGCTCAACTCGCCGCTGAACTGCTCGTCGGCGAGCCTCTGCCACACCTACGTGAACGGAACGGCCGGCGCGGCGGCGTGCGGGGCGGCGGCGATCTGCTGCACTTTCCGGGCGGGCGGGTCGACGACGTCCTACTCGATCCGGGTCAGGGACGCGGGCTGCCGGGCTTACACGAGCTTCGTCAACCTGGACCCGAGCGAGCCCGTGAACCTCTGGCCCAAGCCCGGGATGGAGATCCAGTGGGTGCTGCCGCCAGAGCCCGTCTGCGGGGCCCAGTCGGACTGCGACGGGAATGCCACGTGCCGGGCCGACCCGGCAGGGGGCGGGGTCAGCAGGTGCTTCTGCCAGCCCGGGCTCACGTGGGACCCCACCCAAGGAGTTTGTGTTGTGA AAGTGATATGTCAAGATCCAGGTGGTTGTGGAACGGATAGGACTGCTCTCATAGCAG GTTTAACGTCTGGGATAGGTGTGGCCCTTCTTGGAGCCATCGTTGCTCTGTTGCTATATAGGCGTCATCGGCGCATTCAAGAGGCTCGAGAACGCCTCACCAGGGAGCGTGAGGATATCCTTAATGCCAGGGGCGGCAGAGCAGCCAAATTGTTcattgggaaagaaataaaaaaggcgACGGCCAACTTTTCCAAGGATCGGCTTCTCGGTGTCGGCGGATATGGCGAAGTCTATCGAGGCATCCTAGATGATGGCACTGTTGTCGCCATCAAGTGTGCGAAACTCGGGAACACTAAAGGAACTGATCAGGTCCTGAACGAGGTTCAGATCCTGTGCCAAGTCAATCACCGAAGTCTTGTTCGTTTACTCGGGTGTTGCGTCGAGCTTGAGCAGCCGCTCTTGGTTTATGAGTACATCGAGAATGGTACTCTACTGGATCATCTCCGTGGTGAAGGACAGGGTAAATTGTCCTGGACTCGTCGCCTCCAGATTGCACATGACACGGCCGAGGGCCTTGCTTACCTTCATTTCTCAGCAGTTCCTCCGATATATCACCGAGATGTCAAGTCTAGCAACATTTTGCTGGATGAGAAGTTGAAGGCCAAAGTCTCGGATTTTGGGTTATCTCGGTTGGCTCACACTGATATGAGCCACATATCGACGTGTGCTCAAGGTACACTCGGATATCTTGACCCCGAGTACTATCGCAACTACCAGTTGACTGATAAGAGCGACGTATATAGCTTCGGAGTAGTGTTGTTGGAGCTCTTGACATCTCAAAAGGTGATAGACTTCAATCGAGCGACGGATGATGTGAATCTGGCGGTCTATGTGCAGAggatggtggaggaggagaggatAATGGATGTTGTGGATCCAATGCTAAAGGAACAGGCGAGCACTGCCAATGTGGAGACCATGAAGGCGCTCGGGTTTCTTGCCGTGGGATGCTTGGAGGAACGGAGGCAGAACCGTCCTTCCATGAAAGAAGTTGCCGAAGAAATTGAGTATATCATGAGTGTTGCAACGGCCGAAGTAGTAGAGAGTTAA
- the LOC104454332 gene encoding L-type lectin-domain containing receptor kinase IX.1 — MSCSLPLCTLLILFSLVYSPVILFVSSLSFNISSFGTNGGDILLEGAATIVSESVVLTEGSPAPSLEVGHMRYAEPLGLWDSATGKHADFSTRFSFTIDTMNYPLRGDGIGFFLAPVDFSIPPNSAGGYLGLFNSTTYHGGSQYQIVVIEFNTSYIETIPNDISTEHIAIDIKSVPPCQHATWDFAAHSSKATNVMVTYDSTSKNLSVFWSSDDKPVSPYNKDSSISCPVDLADILPESVIIGFSASTGQYSEKHSINSWEFNSSPDIVPHRSANLSKNGVEVDMSKKGVSKMFLLIYDQDEEKFEFRSLTHTDKEIVALPLKFSYRELLVTTNDFANDRRLGQGGSSQVYRGFLNRLDRQVAVKRIFAESRHSKKLFTNEVKILSRMIHRNLVQFLGWCQEEGEFLLVYEYMPNGSLDNHLFGTRKSLPWDVRYKIALGLALALNYLHEDLEQCVLHRDVKAANILLDTNFNTKLGDFGVAKLVDPQFRTRTTDVVGTYGYLAPEYLSEGKVTKESDMFSFGVVALEIACGRRTYQEGEFHIPLHKWVWQLYLAGNILEAADETFGSSFDRKEMECLMMVGLWCVHPDPKMRPKAGHVIRFLQLEVPVPEFPRDTYEASPSYQPSALRIESSSSMQEMSSFSAG; from the exons ATGTCTTGTTCTCTTCCTTTGTGCACTCTCTTGATTCTTTTCTCCCTCGTCTACTCTCCTGTTATCCTCTTTGTcagttctctttccttcaatATAAGTAGCTTTGGCACAAATGGAGGCGACATACTACTCGAAGGAGCTGCGACAATTGTGTCTGAATCTGTTGTTCTCACCGAAGGCTCCCCAGCGCCATCATTAGAAGTAGGCCACATGCGGTATGCCGAACCCCTAGGTTTATGGGATTCTGCTACGGGGAAACATGCAGACTTCTCTACTCGTTTCTCTTTCACCATTGATACTATGAACTACCCTCTACGTGGTGATGGCATTGGCTTTTTTCTTGCTCCTGTTGACTTCTCAATCCCACCCAACTCCGCCGGTGGATACCTAGGACTCTTCAATTCTACCACATATCATGGTGGGTCTCAGTACCAAATTGTGGTCATTGAGTTCAATACTTCCTATATCGAGACCATACCAAATGATATTTCAACGGAGCACATAGCAATCGACATAAAATCAGTCCCGCCATGTCAACATGCAACATGGGATTTTGCAGCACACAGCAGCAAGGCAACTAATGTTATGGTGACCTATGATTCTACTAGCAAGAATCTTAGTGTATTCTGGTCATCTGATGACAAGCCGGTTTCTCCATATAACAAAGATTCCTCGATTTCTTGCCCAGTTGATCTTGCTGACATTCTTCCTGAATCAGTAATTATTGGATTCTCAGCTTCTACTGGCCAATATTCAGAGAAACACAGCATCAATTCATGGGAATTCAACTCAAGCCCGGACATTGTGCCTCACCGGTCCGCCAATCTGTCAAAAAACGGGGTAGAGGTGGATATGTCGAAAAAGGGGGTAAGTAAGAT GTTCTTGCTTATTTATGATCAAGATGAGGAAAAATTTGAGTTTCGGTCTCTGACTCACACTGACAAAGAGATAGTAGCATTGCCACTGAAATTCTCTTATCGAGAGTTGCTTGTTACGACAAATGACTTTGCAAATGATCGAAGACTGGGCCAAGGAGGATCCAGCCAAGTTTACAGAGGATTTTTGAACCGTTTAGATCGCCAAGTCGCCGTCAAAAGAATCTTTGCAGAGTCCAGACATTCAAAGAAGCTTTTCACCAACGAAGTGAAGATACTAAGCCGCATGATACACCGAAATCTGGTGCAATTCCTTGGATGGTGCCAAGAAGAAGGTGAGTTTTTGCTTGTCTATGAATATATGCCTAATGGTAGCCTTGATAATCATCTCTTTGGAACACGAAAAAGTTTGCCATGGGATGTGAGGTACAAGATAGCTTTAGGGCTAGCATTAGCCCTCAACTATCTTCATGAAGATCTAGAGCAATGCGTTCTCCACAGAGATGTAAAAGCTGCTAATATATTACTCGACACGAACTTCAACACAAAGCTCGGAGACTTTGGTGTGGCTAAGCTCGTTGACCCTCAGTTCAGGACACGAACGACGGACGTGGTAGGGACATATGGTTACCTGGCGCCAGAATATTTGAGTGAAGGTAAGGTTACTAAAGAATCCGACATGTTCAGCTTCGGGGTTGTGGCTCTAGAAATCGCATGCGGTAGGAGGACCTATCAGGAAGGAGAATTTCACATTCCACTGCACAAGTGGGTTTGGCAGCTTTACCTTGCTGGAAACATTCTTGAAGCAGCGGACGAAACATTTGGTTCGAGTTTCGATAGGAAGGAAAtggaatgcttgatgatggtgGGACTATGGTGTGTGCATCCAGATCCCAAGATGAGGCCAAAAGCGGGACACGTTATAAGATTTCTTCAGCTAGAAGTCCCGGTGCCTGAGTTTCCACGTGACACCTATGAGGCCTCCCCTTCATATCAGCCATCGGCACTAAGAATAGAGTCTTCCTCTTCTATGCAAGAAATGAGTTCCTTTTCAGCTGGATAG